In Nostocoides sp. HKS02, the DNA window CATCCGAGCAGCGCTCCCAGCTGCGCAACCGCGAGACCGCGCAGCGGCGACTCGCGCTGGAAGTCGCGGCAGCCATCGCCCCACCCCCTCGGATGCGACGCCCCACTCGAGCGACCCGCGCGTCGGTGGAGCGGCGCATCGCGGGCAAGAAGCGGCGTTCCGAGATCAAGCGGCTGCGGCGACCCGACTGAGGCGCCCGTGGTCACCGGCGGGCCGACCTGCGACGATGAGCGCCGGAGGACCGCCTCCGCCTGTGCCAGCCCGAGGAGCAGCCGATGCCGAACGCCCAACGCACCGTGGTGATCAACCGTCCTGTCGAGGAGGTGTTCGCCTTCTTCACCAACCCCGCCAACGACCCCACCTGGCGCCCCCAGGTCAAGGAGATCTCGGCGCAGGGTGCCCCCACGGCGGGCGCCAAGATCCACCAGGTGATCGAGGGCCCAGGCGGCCGGGGGATCCCGGCGGACATCGAGGTGACCGGGTATGAACCATCCAGCCTCTACGCCTTCCAGGTGGTGGCAGGCCCGGCCCGTCCGTCGGGCCAGTTCCGGTTCGCTCCGTCCGGTGAGGGCACCGAGGTCACCTTCTCGCTCAGTGCCGAGCTGAGTGGGCTGAAGAAGCTCCTGATGTCCGGGCAGGTCCAGAAGTCCATGAACGGCGAGATGGCAGCACTGGACACCGCCAAGACGCTGATCGAGGCACGGTAGGCCTCGGCTAGGAGTCGCGGGACAGCACGAACTGCTGAATCGCGACCGACGCCGCGCCGCGCGCCCACAGGTCGGCGTCGTGCGGCTGGATGACCAGGTCCACGGGCGCGGCATTC includes these proteins:
- a CDS encoding SRPBCC family protein, which gives rise to MPNAQRTVVINRPVEEVFAFFTNPANDPTWRPQVKEISAQGAPTAGAKIHQVIEGPGGRGIPADIEVTGYEPSSLYAFQVVAGPARPSGQFRFAPSGEGTEVTFSLSAELSGLKKLLMSGQVQKSMNGEMAALDTAKTLIEAR